The Vitis vinifera cultivar Pinot Noir 40024 chromosome 3, ASM3070453v1 region agagggtcccggaatcactaggatcggatgtaccaaattttgtgaaggatgtaccaagggtccgaaaatgcgttccgaagtggggatcgacccccaatcactttgttatgggtttcctaaagaaattatggaccttccatgttgaaatgggggtctcggaatctgtcggatcggatgtaccaaatttaatgaaggatgtaccaaattttgtgaaggatgtaccaaattttgtgaatgatgtaccaagggtccaaaaatgcgttccgaagtggggatcggccccaaatcactttgttttgggtttcctaaagaaattatggaccttccatgttgaaatgggggtctcggaatctgtcggatcggatgtaccaaatttaatgaagaatgtaccaaattttgtgaaggatgtaccaaattttgtgaatgatgtaccaagggtccaaaaatgctcttcgaagtggggatcgacccccaatcactttgttatgggtttctaaatgaaattatggaccatccatgttgaaatgtgggtctcggaatctgtcggatcggatgtaccaaatttaatgaaggatgtaccaaattttgtgaaggatgtaccaaattttgtgaatgatgtaccaagggtccacaaatgcttttcgaagtggggatcggccccaaatcactttgttatgggtttttaaatgaaatggtGGCTaatccatggtcagaagagggtcctggaatcattcacaaaatttggtacatccttaattaaatttggtacatccgatccgacagattccaaGACccacatttcaacatggatggtccataatttcatttagaaacccataacaaagtgattgggggtcgatccccacttcggaacgcattttcggacccttggtacatccttcacaaaatttggtacatccgatcctagtgattccgggaccctcttctgaccatggatgggccactatttcatttaaaaacccataacaaagtgatttgaggccgatccccacttcgaaaagcatttttggacccttggtacaacattcacaaaatttggtacatccttcacaaaatttggtacatccttcattaaatttggtacatccgatccgacagattccgagacccacatttcaacatggatggtccataatttcatttagaaacccataacaaagtgattgggggtcgatccccacttcgaaaagcatttttggacccttggtacattattcacaaaatttggtacatccttcacaaaatttggtacatccttcagtaaatttggtacatccgatccgacagattccgaggcccccatttcaacatggaaggtccataatttctttaggaaacccataacaaagtgattgggggtcgatcgccacttcggaacgcattttcggacccttggtacatccttcacaaaatttggtacatccgatcctagtgattccgggaccctcttctgaccatggatgggccactatttcatttaaaaacccataacaaagttatttgaggccgatccccacttcgaaaagcatttttggacccttggtacatcattcacaaaatttggtacatccttcacaaaatttggtacatccatcacaaaatttggtacattcttcattaaatttggtacatccgatccgacagattccgagacccccatttcaacatggattgtccataatttcatttagaaacccataacaaagtgattgggggtcgatccccacttcggaacgcatttttggactcttggtacatccttcacaaaatttggtacatccgatcctagtgattccgggaccctcttctgaccgtggatgagccactatttcatttaaaaacccaaaacaaagtgatttggggccgatcccaacttcggaaagcatttttagacccttggtacatcattcacaaaatttggtacatccttcacaaaatttggtacatccttcattaaatttggtacatccgatctgACACATTCCGAGACccacatttcaacatggatggtccataatttcatttagaaacccataacaaagtgattgggggtcgatccccacttcgaaaagcatttttggacccttggtacattattcacaaaatttggtacatccttcacaaaatttggtacatccttcattaaatttggtacatccgatccgacagattccgaggcccccatttcaacatggaaggTCCATAATTTGTTtaggaaacccataacaaagtgattgggggttgatCTCCACTTCGGAAcacattttcggacccttggtacatccttcaaaaaatttggtacatccgatcctagtgattccgggaccctcttctgaccatggatgggccactatttcatttaaaaacccataacaaagtgatttggggctgATCCCCACGtcgaaaagcatttttggacccttggtacatcatttacaaaatttggtacatccttcattaaattcggtacatccgatcctagtgattccgagacccccatttcaacatggatggtcaataatttcatttagaaacccataacaaagtgattgggggtcgatccccacttcgaagagcatttttggacccttggtacatcattcacaaaatttggtacatccttcacaaaatttggtacatccttcattaaatttggtacatccgatccgacatattccgagacccccatttcaacatggaaggtccataatttctttagGAAACCCATGaaaaagtgattgggggtcaatccccacttcggaatgcattttcggacccttggtacatccttcacaaaatttggtacatccgatcctagtgattccgggaccctcttctgaccatggatgggccactatttcatttaaaaacccataacaaagttatttgaggccgatccccacttcgaaaagcatttttggacccttggtacatcattcacaaaatttggtacatccttcacaaaatttggtacatccatcacaaaatttggtacattcttcattaaatttggtacatccgatccgacagattccgagacccccatttcaacatggatcgtccataatttcatttagaaacccataacaaagtgattgggggtcgatccccacttcggaacgcatttttggactcttggtacatccttcacaaaatttggtacatccgatcctagtgattccgggaccctcttctgaccgtggatgagccactatttcatttaaaaacccaaaacaaagtgatttggggccgatcccaacttcggaaagcatttttagacccttggtacatcattcacaaaatttggtacatccttcacaaaatttggtacatccttcattaaatttggtacatccgatctgACACATTCCGAGACccacatttcaacatggatggtccataatttcatttagaaacccataacaaagtgattgggggtcgatccccacttcgaaaagcatttttggacccttggtacattattcacaaaatttggtacatccttcacaaaatttggtacatccttcattaaatttggtacatccgatccgactgATTCCGAggcccccatttcaacatggaaggTCCATAATTTGTTtaggaaacccataacaaagtgattgggggtcgatctcCACTTCGGAAcacattttcggacccttggtacatccttcaaaaaatttggtacatccgatcctagtgattccgggaccctcttctgaccatggatgggccactatttcatttaaaaacccataacaaagtgatttggggccgatccccacttcgaaaagcatttttggacccttggtacatcattcacaaaatttggtacatccttcacaaattttggtacatccttcattaaatttggtacatccgatcctagtgattccgagacccccatttcaacatggatggtcaataatttcatttagaaacccataacaaagtgattgggggtcgatccccacttcggaacgcatttttggacccttggtacatccttcaaaaaatttggtacttccgatcctagtgattccgggaccctcttctgaccatggatgggccactatttcatttaaaaacccataacaaagtgatttggggccgatccccacttcgaaaagcatttttggacccttggtacatcattcacaaaatttggtacatccttcacaaattttggtacatccttcattaaatttggtacatccgatcctagtgattccgagacccccatttcaacatggatggtgaataatttcatttagaaacccataacaaagtgattgggggtcgatccccacttcgaagagcatttttggacccttggtacatcattcacaaaatttggtacatccttcacaaaatttggtacatccgatccgacatattccgagacccccatttcaacatggaaggtccataatttctttaggaaacccataacaaagtgattgggggtcgatccccacttcggaacgcattttcggacccttggtacatccttcacaaaatttggtacatccgatcctagtgattccgggaccctcttctgaccatggatgggccactatttcatttaaaaacccataacaaagttatttgaggccgatccccacttcgaaaagcatttttggacccttggtacatcattcacaaaatttggtacatccttcacaaaatttggtccttcacaaaatttggtacattcttcattaaatttggtacatccgatccgaccgattccgagacccccatttcaacatggatcgtccataatttcatttagaaacccataacaaagtgattgggggtcgatccccacttcggaacgcattttcggacccttggtacatccttcacaaaatttggtacatccgatcctagtgattccgggaccctcttctgaccgtggatgagccactatttcatttaaaaacccaaaacaaagtgatttggggccgatccccacttcggaaagcatttttggacccttggtacatcattcacaaaatttggtacatccttcacaaaatttggtacatccttcattaaatttggtacatccgatccgacacaTTCCGAGACccacatttcaacatggatggtccataatttcatttagaaacccataacaaagtgattgggggtcgatccccacttcgaaaagcatttttggacccttggtacatcattcacaaaatttggtacatccttcattaaatttggtacatccgatccgacagattccgagacccccatttcaacatggaaggtccataatttctttaggaaacccataacaaagtggttgggggtcgatccccacttcggaacgcattttcggacccttggtacatccttcacaaaatttggtacatccgatcctagtgattccgggaccctcttctgaccatggatgagccacaatttcatttaaaaacccataacaaagtgatttggggcctatccccacttcgaaaagcatttttggacccttggtacatcattcacaaaatttggtacatccttcacaaaatttggtacattcttcattaaatttggtacatccgatccgacagattccgagacccccatttcaacatggatggtctgtaatttctttaagaaacccataaaaaagtgattgggggtcgatccctacttcggaacgcattttcgaacccttggtacatccttcattaaatttggtacatccgagcctagtgattccgggacccccttctgaccatggatgagccactattttatttagaaacccataacagaGTGATTTGgagccgatccccacttcggatcACACTTTGGAGCCCTTGGTACATCTTTAACaatatttggtacatccttaattaaatttggtacatccttcattaaatttggtacatccaagtctagtgattccgggacctccatctgagcatggatgggtcataattacatttaatatatttaagttatttattttaaaattaaaaaatacttttattaaaatatattttattaaattttaaataaaaactaaattgatttatatcaaatatttgatttgagatatgatttctaaaaatttattacaaatatgttGTGgcaatttttctattaaaattaatttatttaaataattaaaattattaatcatttatctaatcaaattaatttttagttataaaatatttggacttcattatattttttgttatattgtaACATATTCTAAGCACaactatttttgtaatatttaaaaatacaaaattttgaaattaaataaaagtaaacggataaataaaaaaaattattaatgagctaaataaaaaaagtagttaaaaaaattaagataataaaaaataaattaaaaattgaacaattaaacttttagaaaaaatctATGATTTTGAATCAACAAGGAATCATTTCCAACGTTTATTTCATATGAACATCAAGGGCCAACCTTTAAGCTATCAATATGCCTCCATTTGCCTTACTGCCCAACCCACACCTCAACTCTAGTCATCCTAAAGGCATGCCTCTGACAGAGAGTCATGTCTTTCTTTTTCCTACTGTAAGTAGCTTAACaaaaagaagtttttcaccCACATTTATGTGTCTTCCATAAAGCTTTTGCTCTTAGGTTGACTACTGCACATAGCCTACCAATATAATGGTTTTAGCAATAGGCATGCCCCTAAAATCAAGGGTGTGCCCCTACTTTGCATACTGCATATAGAATTTCCCAATAAAGTTATCATACCCATGGGCATACCTATGCAACCAAGGGTGCACCCCTGCTTTGCCTTCTGCATGTAGTATAgttatataatatcattaacACATAGGCATGCCTTTCAAATGGAAGGTGTACCCCTAGATTGCCTTCTGCACATAACATATTAAACTAATGTTTGAATGCCTTCCCATGGTGTTAATGGTTCAACCTCCCTTTTACAGACACCTCACATAACACGAAACCaattttaaagatgaaaaacgaTAGGGTTGCCTATGATCTAACAGGCACAACCTTATTTTGGCTACTGCCCATTTCacacaaaactaaataatatgcTTAAGGGTCATCAGCCAAAAAGCAGCAACCCCTACATGTAAAGGTTCGCCAAGATTATGCCCACTAGTTAACAATCTCGTTTTTTTGCCAAGGACGCCATATGAATCTATGTCACTTCAATGCCATCTTTGAACAATAATGACCAAGGTACATATTTTGCTATTACAATTACATTATCATGTAACATATCCCATAATATTGAAGAACAACATACAATCACAATATATATACACCAAACACTTCAAATCCAATAAATTACTCATTGCTTATAATCAAGGAAACAATAACGAAGATTACCAAACTATTTCATACTAATATAAAGTCGATCTTACATTAtgaagtttaataaaaaaaaaacttacagcAATGGGTTGTTACATGTCGCACGATTATGCCCAGGCTGATTACAACGAGAACAATGAACTGTTTTTTTTGACATGAATTGAGACTCGATTCGACGTTTCCTAGGTCTTCCAGGAGGTCGGTTTGTGGTTGGAGGATTAAGAAAGGGATAAGTATGACCCAAGGCATCACGAACGGTTCCATCTTCATCAATCATTGGCATGTCATGCGTTACCAAAGTACGCATGCTTCTAGAGTATATCTTCTCTTGCAAATTATACTTATACCAGTCATCAACATAATCAGATACATCAAACCCCATTCGCCGTATAGCTGCACAAGCATGATCACATGGGATTCCAGACATTTGCCATGCTTTACATGTGCAAGTTCGCTCCATTAAGTTCACTTCCAGGAATGCTTTTCCATTGGATACTTTCATCGAACTACCCAAGTGTAAATAAGTGATATAATTTTCACCTTTTCCAATGTTCAATGCAATCTTTTCTTCTGTTTTAGGACCAATACACCCATTCCATTTTACAAGTCCATTTTTATGCTCGACTAAAAGAGATCCTAACTTATCCATATGCTCGATGAAGAAAACACAAATGTTATGGTGTCGTTCATgtcttaaccaagaattgaaagactcgGCCAAATTACTTGTCATCTTATCCCAACGTATCTTCTTAAATTTAGAGATTGCCCAATGTTGAGGGTTATTTTCTTCAACCCACTTCGCCAAATCATGATTAAATGTCCTTAAGGTATCCATTGCAACCTCATAATCATAATCTAACCTAGCATAGGCGATAGAATCAAGCATTTGCAAagcattttcctttccttttctcccTTTAGTGTTTAGCTTTGTTAGAAAGCTACTGAAGTTTTCTTTAATGTGACGATAGCAATGTGCATGGTTTTCACTACCAAATACCTCTGAAACACTACGGATAATCCCTTGGTGCCTATCAGATATTATTATAACATCTCTTTCACCAATGACCATCTTCAATTTCTCTAAAAACCAAAGCCAATCCTCGTAATTCTCAGAGCTAAATAAGCCATAAGCAAGTGGAAACATGCCATCGTCAGCATCATAGGAAGAAGCTGAAAATAAAGCACCCTTGTATGGCCCACTCATGTGGGATGAATCTATTGATATAATAGGCCGACATCCCAGTTGAAACCCATGTATTGACACTGAAAGGGCAACAAACAATTGCATAAAATGACCATCATCCGAACATCTATATTCAGCAATCGTCCCTGGATTTGTTTCAATAAGCCTTGTACATAACCAAGGTAACAACTTATACGAACATTGCGGCACACCATGAATTCGTTCTTTAGCCTTCTCTTTCAAGTTCCATGCTTGACAATAATTCAATTGCATTCCGTATTGTCGACGAAAGTCTTTACATATTTGACGGGGTAAGTAATCTGGATTTGAACGAATAACATCATCAATCATAGCTGTGGCTTGATTACAACGAACTACTGGTTCGGAAATTGACACATCTTCTAAAGAGTGGTTATGTTCATTTCTAAATGTATGCACTTGAACTATTTTTGTTCTCCCAACAGCACGAGCAGTTACTTTCCAAGGGCATCCTTCAACAACACATATTACAGTCATATGCTTAAGACAATTCCTCTTAAACTTATATCTAAAACGGCCTCCTACTAACATGAGATATATTGCATCCCGAAATTCATTTGCAGTTGAGAAGGTATGCCCACTACCCAATATTGCACTCTCAAAACGGCTTGACTCTAGTGGACCAACATGTGATTCAGCACATCTTTGATGAAATCCTCGTGATTGCATTCTAATATCAACATCTCTTGTTGAATATGGGACCAGTGAGTTAGACCCTACGATTGTTTCGTTCAAGCTGC contains the following coding sequences:
- the LOC104878892 gene encoding uncharacterized protein LOC104878892, whose translation is MTVICVVEGCPWKVTARAVGRTKIVQVHTFRNEHNHSLEDVSISEPVVRCNQATAMIDDVIRSNPDYLPRQICKDFRRQYGMQLNYCQAWNLKEKAKERIHGVPQCSYKLLPWLCTRLIETNPGTIAEYRCSDDGHFMQLFVALSVSIHGFQLGCRPIISIDSSHMSGPYKGALFSASSYDADDGMFPLAYGLFSSENYEDWLWFLEKLKMVIGERDVIIISDRHQGIIRSVSEVFGSENHAHCYRHIKENFSSFLTKLNTKGRKGKENALQMLDSIAYARLDYDYEVAMDTLRTFNHDLAKWVEENNPQHWAISKFKKIRWDKMTSNLAESFNSWLRHERHHNICVFFIEHMDKLGSLLVEHKNGLVKWNGCIGPKTEEKIALNIGKGENYITYLHLGSSMKVSNGKAFLEVNLMERTCTCKAWQMSGIPCDHACAAIRRMGFDVSDYVDDWYKYNLQEKIYSRSMRTLVTHDMPMIDEDGTVRDALGHTYPFLNPPTTNRPPGRPRKRRIESQFMSKKTVHCSRCNQPGHNRATCNNPLL